A stretch of DNA from Lysinibacillus sp. B2A1:
AGGAATCATACGTTATTAAGAATACACTTTCAAAATCAAAACCATGAATCTTAGTGGTTTTGATTTTTTTGTGATAAAAGGACTCTTTGAACGGTTATTCAATACACATACTTTTCTTAGATGGATTCATGGCGTTCTATTCTTTGTTTGTTTATAATGTAAAAATGGAAAAAGACTTTATTAGAAAGAAGGGATAGCTATGGCACGAGGTGTTTACATTCATATTCCTTTTTGTCATCAAATCTGTAATTACTGTGATTTCAATAAATTTTATTTTAAAAATCAACCTGTTGATGAATATATAGAAACGCTGGGCAAGGAGATGGCGCTTGCCATACAAAAATATCCTGACCATTTTAAACAAATCGAAACCATCTTTCTCGGTGGGGGAACACCGACTGCGTTATCTCCTAAGCAATTAGAAAAACTTCTTGAGCTTATTCATGCGTATATTCCTATGAACAGTGTGACAGAATTTACATCAGAGGCAAATCCAGACGAGCTGTCAGAGGCGAAATTGCAGGCATTGTTTGCTGGAGGTGTCAATCGTTTAAGTATGGGGTTCAATCCTTTGATCAGGCGTTATTAAAGAAAATTGGACGTACACATAGTAACGATCATGTTTATGAAACAATTACCTTGGCGAAAAAGGTAGGTTTCCACAATATAAGCATTGATTTAATGTATGGTCTACCTGGGCAAACAATGGAGCAATGGGAGGATTCCTTAGGAAAGGCCTTCGCCTTGGAGTTACCACATATTTCTGCATACTCATTAATAGTGGAGCCAAAAACGATTTTTTATAATCAATACACAAAGGGGAAGTTACATTTACCAACTGAAGATCTTGAAGCGGATATGTATGGTGTATTGATGAATCAGATGGAAGCTCATGGGCTGCCACAATACGAAATTAGTAACTTCGCGCAATCTGATTTCAGTTCCAGCCATAACAAAATTTATTGGGAAAATGATGAATATGCAGGCTTTGGTGCTGGTGCGCATGGATATGTAGCTGGTGTCCGCTATTCCAATCATGGACCATTAAAAAAATATATTGAGGCAGTAAATAAAGGCGAGCTACCAATTGTCTATGAGCATATTGTGACAGAGAATGAAAAACGTGAAGAACAAATGTTTTTAGGTCTGCGAAAAACAGAGGGGGTATTACACCATATATATGAAGAAAAATTTAATGAAACGATGTTTACTCGATATCGTCATGTTATCGAAAAGCTAGTATCAGAAGGTCTTTTGGAACACGATCCGATTGGAATTCGTCTTACACGAAAAGGTCGTTTTGTAGGTAATGAAGTATTTCAACAATTTTTGCTAGAAGATTGAGCGATATCGTTGACATAAAATGTGGGATTTGATAACTTAATAATAGTATTAGCACTCCTCTTAGCTGAGTGCTAACAGAGGTGATAATCATGCTAACCAATCGGCAATTACAGATATTGCAAGTCATTGTAGACGACTTTATTATGTTTGCACAGCCGGTAGGTTCTCGCCAAATCTCCAAAAAGCAAGAGATTACATTTAGTCCAGCCACAATTCGAAATGAAATGGCGGATTTGGAGGAATTAGGTTTTTTAGAAAAAACACATACTTCCTCTGGTCGAGTGCCTTCGGAAAAGGGTTATAGATTTTATGTAGATCATTTGTTGAGTCCACAGGGGATTAATTCTAGGGATATTCAGCAAATCCAATCAATTTTTAATGATCGCCTAGTAGAAGTAGAGCATATTATCCGAAAGTCAGCCAATATTTTATCAGAGCTGACATCTTATACATCGATTCTTTTAGGACCTGATGTACAGAGACATCGTGTTAAACGATTCTCAATTGTGCCGCTCTCTAGTGATACAGCAGTAGCGATTATCGTAACGAATAACGGGCATGTGGAAAATCGTATGTTTAGTTTACCTCCTGGTTTTACCGCTTCTGAATTAGAGAAGATGGTTAATATTTTAAATGAACGCTTAATCGGTGTGTCATTAGAAGAACTTCATACAAAGCTTGAGGCTGAAGTATTAGCGGTTTTACAGCAGCATGTGAGATCTGCGGATGACTTTATCCACTCACTTGTTACAGCCACGATGCATAATTCGGAAAGTAAAATTTTCTATGGTGGAAAAACGAATATGTTCAATCAGCCCGAATTCCACGATTTAAATAAAGTCCGGATGATTTTGGACTTAATGGAAAAGAACAGCCAAGTGCAATCGCTTTTCCATCCTAATGAATCGGGCATTCAAATTCGTATAGGCTCAGAAAATAAACAACTAGAAATGGAAAACTGTAGTGTCATTACGACCACTTATTCAATTGGTGAAGATCAACAAGGGGCTATTGCGATTATTGGTCCAACACGGATGGATTACAAACGTGTTGTTGCTTTACTAGACGTATTGCGCTTGGATTTAACACAGGCCTTTACGAAGAATCGTAGTGATTGATAATGAGGAGGATTCAAGTGACTGAAACAACTGATAACAAGGATCTTGTACAAGAAGAAGTACAGGATGAGAAAAATGTACAAGCTGAAAATTTATCGACAGAAGAAGATGTAGTAGTACAACAAGAAGTAGAATTGAC
This window harbors:
- a CDS encoding heat-inducible transcriptional repressor HrcA, whose amino-acid sequence is MLTNRQLQILQVIVDDFIMFAQPVGSRQISKKQEITFSPATIRNEMADLEELGFLEKTHTSSGRVPSEKGYRFYVDHLLSPQGINSRDIQQIQSIFNDRLVEVEHIIRKSANILSELTSYTSILLGPDVQRHRVKRFSIVPLSSDTAVAIIVTNNGHVENRMFSLPPGFTASELEKMVNILNERLIGVSLEELHTKLEAEVLAVLQQHVRSADDFIHSLVTATMHNSESKIFYGGKTNMFNQPEFHDLNKVRMILDLMEKNSQVQSLFHPNESGIQIRIGSENKQLEMENCSVITTTYSIGEDQQGAIAIIGPTRMDYKRVVALLDVLRLDLTQAFTKNRSD